A genome region from Oenanthe melanoleuca isolate GR-GAL-2019-014 chromosome 2, OMel1.0, whole genome shotgun sequence includes the following:
- the PEX2 gene encoding peroxisome biogenesis factor 2, giving the protein MASSIGNEKSVNPVLRISQLDALELNKALEQLVWSQFTSCFHGFKPGVLAHFEPEVKAFLGLILWKFTIYSKNATVGQAILDIQYKNNLSQTEKYQPLSKHQKLWYLIFTVGGRWLEERCYDLFSNRQQQSFCKIKSYISFGSGLLKLCGLLNFMIFLRKGTFATLTERILGIRSVFCKPQSVRQIGFEYMNRELLWHGFAEFLIYLLPFINVQKLKLKISSWCLPITGLSNNENTLAAHCRECSLCGEWPTMPHTIGCPHVFCYYCIKSNFLFNMYFTCPKCGSEVHSLQPLKYKIEMTELHV; this is encoded by the coding sequence atggCCTCCAGCATTGGGAATGAAAAGAGTGTGAATCCTGTGCTCAGAATAAGTCAACTTGATGCTCTTGAACTAAACAAAGCCCTGGAACAACTAGTGTGGTCCCAGTTTACCAGCTGTTTTCATGGATTTAAACCAGGGGTATTGGCTCATTTTGAACCAGaagtaaaagcatttttagGTCTTATATTATGGAAATTCACTATCTATTCCAAGAACGCAACTGTGGGACAGGCTATTCTCGATATTCAGTACAAGAATAACTTATCTCAGACAGAGAAATACCAGCCACTGAGCAAACACCAGAAGTTATGGTATCTGATTTTCACTGTTGGTGGAAGATGGTTGGAAGAAAGATGTTATGATTTATTTAGCAATCGTCAACAGCAATCTTTCTGCAAAATTAAGAGCTATATTAGTTTTGGATCTGGACTTCTTAAGCTTTGTGGACTTCtaaattttatgatttttcttcGGAAAGGAACATTTGCAACACTTACAGAACGCATTCTAGGAATTAGGTCAGTTTTTTGTAAGCCACAAAGTGTTCGTCAGATAGGGTTTGAGTACATGAACAGGGAGCTCTTATGGCATGGCTTTGCTGAATTTTTGATATATCTGCTACCATTCATTAATGTACAGAAACTGAAACTTAAAATTTCGTCTTGGTGCTTGCCCATCACAGGTCTTTCCAATAATGAAAACACATTAGCGGCTCACTGCAGGGAATGTTCACTGTGTGGGGAATGGCCTACCATGCCACATACCATAGGCTGTCCACATGTTTTTTGTTACTACTGTATTAAAagtaactttttatttaatatgtattttacaTGTCCTAAATGTGGCTCAGAGGTACACAGTCTTCAGCCATTGAAGTATAAAATTGAAATGACAGAATTGCATGTCTGA